Genomic DNA from Mixophyes fleayi isolate aMixFle1 chromosome 7, aMixFle1.hap1, whole genome shotgun sequence:
cGCTTGCATTTTTATCACATTAAGTCATCTTCCCACATACAGGACTCTGCATTCTTCCCTTGATGAAGACATAACATGAGCATTCAGTGGTTTTTGTTTCaatataaagtttttattttttataacttcttTTGCACAGTCTTCACCTGGCACAATTCTAATCTGGTCTCACTTTCTCAATGTTACTACAGTGATTTGTAATGTTTGCTTTAGATACCTTGTATAACACCACAAGTCACACAGCTCTGCAGATGGATGTTCTAATCACAATACAAAGTCCACAGCCAGGTCTCTGCTACTTCTTCTGAAAGCTATTTCCTTGGAAATTAAACCTTGACTAAATTTTACATGCTGCTTAGTGTCATTTTGTCTAAGAGCTCAGTGACAAGTGCCGAGTTTCAATGCTACACCATTGGAGAGGTGAATTGgtgaataatgaaaacaaatattactATTGTGGTCTCCATCTGCAAATTTCAAAATCagacattgtgaaaaaaaaataaaaaaattcacatcTATTATTAAAAAATCTTGTAAAATGCAAAGACCACAATTGTTCtgtaatatttaatgtaaaaggtGCCCAGATCCCACAGATGTGTTTTAAATAGAACATTTTGTACCTTAAACTGATTTTCCAGGAGGTACTCCTGTAACTGTGTTCCCTGTGCAAGATTGCTGTTGAGAAGATTTGCAAGAACAAAAACAATACATCTCTCCTTGGTCAGGAAGCTCCTCAGTCTTCacatgatggcagaggaaggagaggggATGGGTTTGGGCCATGAATTTTCCAAAAcccctctgctcactacattagGTCATGTCAtcatctttgtttatttttaaaggcaccacaaaactctgcTGCTAGACAATTGGAATGACAAATCTGCATACAAACAGAACAAGCACATAGAAGGTTGATGGTGTTGCGAAGGGATAtacgcaatgttgcggtaccgtattatcACTTTACATGCCCAGCAGCTCGTAAGCGCCGGACCTAATTGTATATGCCCCCATGTGTCTTTACAGGTAACCAGTGATAAAGAAACACTTCACTTTTAGAAGGGATTTGCAGCTTCAGTACATTTTATTTAGATAACTAACCATGCCAAACTTTAGTACAGTCTGCAAACCAAACAAATCCAATTGTCAATCATTAAAGGCCAATAATAAATTTAGATCTAATAGGAAAAGGTAAGACGACTATTTTAGGGAGCTTATATTTTTGCTACAATCAGTACGTAATGATGTCAGAGGAATAGTTCTTACAGCGGTTTGCGTACCAGGATCTGCAGTTGCATATTCTTTTAATAAGAAAGTAGATCATTGTACGTACAAGAAGCAAATCATGACATTTCTTTTGGATCTTATTTAGCCTTCAACTATAACATTTGTCTGCTTTTACAGCCAAAGGGAAAGATACCCgaaaaagttcctaaaaatgtactGGTGGCTGTCCTGCTCTGATCCTGCTGTAGCCAGGGTTCAAGCTTCCCACCTAGGTTTTGGATATGCCCTGAAGTTACACTTGCCTGTAACTGTGCAAGGTGAGAAATGGCCATTACGTGGAATACTGCAAGGATTTGACCAATAAAAACAGGTCactaaaataaagatatcaaagcAATAGAATAGTGatggtaaatgtatttttgtgctAGTTTGGGTGAATGATTTTCATTGCAACGAGAGCTACTTTATAATGGAGATTTAATTTCTGTAAAACAAACACCTGGTTAACATTATACATACAATCTTtcataacaaaaacattttagaCCATTTCCTTACGACAGCAGAATGTTATTTTTGAATCTTAAAACCCAAAAGAGGAagccaattcatgattaaaataaGGAAATACCAGTGGCTTGGGATCCATAAATCACTTTTTCATCATGACTTAAAAACTACATTTCCATTTACACATGTACTTTAAAGAAGCATAAAAATTTAGTTCtgtcaattaaaaatatatgtaaaatcatGAACATCGTTAACACAATATACCAACACTAAAATCTCATATTCCATGATTAATGCTATTATATTCTTTAGGCTACATACCTACTGTCATTAAAATTGTGTttaacatgtgtttttaaatcaaGTTAAGTGCATGTGAACagactggggaaaaaaaatcattgtcCGTAGCCTCTTCTCAGTAGCATTACAAATATTAAAGAGCATTGATAGACCATATTGGCTCCCcccacacaatggctgcctccccAGAGAAGACAATGGGTACACTTTGAATACAGGTTACAGAATATAAATGTGGTATGAAGTCCAACACGTAGGTCATCTGGTATCAAAATAACCAAATTCAATCCAACTTTAGACCTGTTTCCATAAAAGAATGGGTTTAATGCACAACATTCTACAGTATTTACCCCCACCCCAACAATGATTGTTTTAAATACAAATAGATTACACAGTATTGTGGTTTGGAAAACCACCTATTATGTGTCAACATACAATAACTTAAGActgacaaaaaaaacatacaaatgtatGTGTTGTAGTGAAAATCTAAAATGATCAtttcattattagaaaaaaaaacatttgtgtaaCTGCTCATCTGCCATTTGCTCTTCGGGGGCCTCCTGGAACACTTACACATAAGGAGAGTTCACGATCACTGGCTCCCTATAGCTATCCAACAGAAATGGCAGCTTCACTGCAGTTATTAAGCTTAAAGCTACCTCAACACACCATGTCGTGTTGCACCTCCTTCACTTCCTAAAGGAACAATGGAGATGGAAACTTAGTGTTAAAAAGACACCAGTAAATGCTGAATTCACTATTAAAATCCATCTGTGGTTAGACATTGCTACAGAGAATTATCTTGCACAAATTCTTTCGTTGAGTTCTTTTTTACCAGCATATTAAGTCCAATTTAGAGAGATGCTTAAAAAAAAGGTAAGCTATTACATTGGTCACAGGATCAGGTAGTTCACATTCCGGGGTAGATGTCCATTTAAGCTGGATGAAGCACATTCAAGTAACACATGGTATGAAAATAGAGAAGATTGTAGGAAACAAATAAAAGTACTGCACATGCAGTGTTGGCCACAGACTGGCTGCCAGGGAGGGAGTTCACCTTTCGACCAGGACAAGGGTCTATTTTCACAGTATTAGTTCTGCTTTCTTGTAGCATCTTAGCTGGAGGGATGTGGCGACTTAGTTATGAGTCTCAGTGCCGTTAGGGGTTTGCTTGGTTTTCTTTTCAACGCGTGGTGCTTTGGCAGAATACTGAACCAAAAGAAAAGGCTCTTTGGTCTCTCCTTCCCCAACAATACTCTCCTcgtcttctgattggctgatcttCTGCAAGCGAAGATAACACCAGCAACCCAGAATTAAGGCACCGAGGGCTGCTATGGCAATAAGGATAACAATTACTGTAACTACCCCTGTGGTGGGGTTATGGTCCATTATGGACATGGCTGGGATTGGTATTCAGACGCTAAAATCGAGTGTAATCTTCAGCCTTGATTCAGTTCAGAGACTGGTCACTGCAtgaatataaaaagaataaaatattaaatacataaactgtactacttttaatatttttcattaaagTGTTTATACTAAGAACAATTGAGATGTGGATCCAATAATGTTAATGGCTTATAAATGGCGTttaatacaccccccccccccccgcatgttTATAATGTCTCTGATCCTGGTATATGTGCTGCTCATTCCAATAGCGGGTAAACAATTAAGCACTTGTTGGTGGTTTGTTGTTAAGCACTGCAGAACCTAAAGCTCTGACATAGATCTGCCTCATAAGCAGTTGTATTGGGGGACAGCATTTGTAATTCATGAGATAATGTAGTCTGCTACAGTTACAGCCACACCAGGAAGTCTCCACCATGTGGCACATACTTTACCAAAATAAGATTTGATGGCAGGAATATTTCATATTAATCCATTATTTACCCTAAACATTATAAAATCCACTTTTCAAAATGTCAATCCCTTTACAACATGATTTCATTATGATGCCACTATTCTTATCATTATATTGAATGTATTCATTATTATGCAAGCTGAAAAATACAGACTACTTTgcagttttttcttttaaacaaaatGAATTACTCACACCATCAGTAATGATACATTACCCAAAATAGACCTAGAAATTGTATGGAAACATAGGATATAAATGCGCTTCCTAATAATGACTTATGGAAATAAACCATTGTAATGTATTACccctattaatttatttttaatagaagTTCCATAGAACTAGTAGAATACTATGCGAACATTTATTTTCTCTGAAAGTTTCCAGAACAAATAGTggctaatttaaaataaaaaccagtAAATGATTTGCTTGATTCAAATAAAACAGTCAGGTAGTCACCTAAACGTCCCCTGCATAGCTGTTTGATTTCACAACATAATGTCTGTAGCTTTTTATGTTTTCAGATATGGCAAGTATAATGATATAAGACGACTCTGGTGAAAACAAGGAAAGCATTTCCTCCTGGGGCGGGTTAATTTGGAAGCAGCTTTCACACAGCTGAACAACTACAGCTTCTCACAAAGCAGTCTGATTCACTCTTGGTATGACAGGCCTAAGCCCCAGGAGTCAGAGGTCAGTGTATTCACAGGCCAGagacaaaaagaaataaataaaactattactTGACAGAGCGACAGTGCTTCTTCCGCTCATAGGGGAGAAGGAAAAGCTCCCAGAGTGAATGCTGCTGCTTTTAGAGTCAGTCCTAATTCAGGATTTCAAAATAGTTTATTTGTAAGTCACCAAAGCACCGGCCAGTGCgtataacataaaaacaaaagaagaagATTTGAGGATTTCCTCAACAGGGCCTGGCTGGCAAGTTTTAACCCGGGAGAGGGAGGAGGGATAAGACTTGGCTCTATCAGGAACattgtaaaagggaaaaaaaaaatgcaggtagcccagtgactgaGCCCACTTTGGGACTGATCCGGGTGACAGATGTTATCCAGCCTAGTCAGCCCCTGTTCTCACCAAGTGCTGTAGAAAGTGCagatcttacaatgcaagggtgcacaGCCATTGGAATgtgtaatgtctgtaaagctCATGTAAACAGGTCTGACTCTAGAAATCATTGTTCCTGTGTTACCATACCCATTTTTTGCAAGAAAAATGTCCCATATTGTGCTAATAAAACAAACAAGGCGCTACATCATAAGGAAGGGTAGCTGCCAACCTTACAAGAACCAAAAACCTGACCTGCTCCAATTGGGTATAAATCAAATCTACCTGCATAAACCTAAAGGCCTATTTAGTTATATCCCGTGACCCCACACACCACATACATGTGCCCACACATACCATCTAATCGAGAGGGTTAATATATTGTATCACCCTCCATCTGTTTTCCTCTGTGGTTGATGTGTTATATAGCACAGACATAAAGCATAAGATTTTACATTTGTAATTGCAGTTATTAGTGAGGTTCTATATTTATCCATTTAAACCTTTTTCCTTAactcattatttatttagttaatgcAGCAAAATACCCAACAACTTCCTTTTGGATATAGACACCCACTGTTCAGTAAAGACTGGATCCTACACAGAAGCACTGCAATAAACAAAAGCCCAAGAGGTACCTTTAGGTCTGGGTCTACCAGATGGCCTTCCAGGACAGTACATTGCCATAAGTCTTATAACCTTTATTTATGATGCTGCAGGATCTATATAGAGTACAACAAGGGCTCCTGTAGTGTATCTCCTTTCAATTAAATTCCAGGTTACCCGTGTCATTGCTTAGATTGCTCAAGCCAAAAAAAGTCACCTTGTACTTTGTACTGGGTGAAAAAAGAACTTGATTcatttataataatgtataatgctatatgaaaaggaaaaaaaaaatgattttacagCTCACAATATTCCTTTTATTGCTTAGCTGAACCTTTGCAAGtaaacataacaaatgtttcctCGGCTTAGGTCCACCTACCATGTTTTTAAAAACTTATATGTTCTGATGGAACATCCTCATTTACTCAGTGAGGTTTCCACTGTAGAACTTCACATGCTTAGCAAAAGATCCCTTCCCTACGCTGATGAGCCCTACTCAGTATGTTGATGTGATTGTCTCAGCCATTGCCCAGGTCATGCTCTGGATGCGTAGTGGGTAAAGCATTGGCTTAAGCTGCCATGTaaatgatatatcccaggaatacCGCTTACGTGCAGGAGATCCATGCTTTCACTAAGAGGAAAGAACACAGATATTAGGAGTAAGAAACGAGCTCCTACATATTTACGTTGGTGTCTGCTCGCTACAGTGTTATTTGTGAATGTTTATAGCTAAATATTTATCTGACATAAAACTGTTTCAGGTGGTAATGGTCTTGAAATATACCCAACTTTTTAAAAGGGTTTTGCCATAATTAGATTACATTTTAGCAGTATATACTATATTTAATCAATACAGCATATACTGCTATGGAGTGTTGTTGCTGTATAGCTTATGCCCAACCAAGTGCTACATACACATTTCTAATCTATGGAAAATTCCAGCACTGGATGACTAGAGACTCAGCT
This window encodes:
- the SNN gene encoding stannin gives rise to the protein MSIMDHNPTTGVVTVIVILIAIAALGALILGCWCYLRLQKISQSEDEESIVGEGETKEPFLLVQYSAKAPRVEKKTKQTPNGTETHN